The Vibrio quintilis DNA window GAATCACCAGCCAGAAGGTCTGAGTCAGAGCAAACATGGCAGCCAGCGGCAGAATGGCGATGGCGACCGGAATGGCCGGATGAGGAATCAGATACCACATTCCGGCCATCAGCAGACACACCGCCAGACTGACGATAATTCCCGGACGGCTGGTTTGATTCATCATCATCCCCGCTCTCTGCTCTGCACAACGGATGACATGATTTGCGGTAGCCGCAAAGAATGAGGCGCTATCCGGATATAGTTCAGGATGAGTGCAAGGCCTGCCAGACACAATGGCCCGGCAATTGCCATCATCAGCCGGAGATGAGTGGCTTGCACAAACCATGCTGCGCTGAGAAACATCCCGGTGGTACACAGCAGTAACACCAGTGACATATGATGATAAGGCAGTGGCTGGTGGCGTTGCCCGATAAGTAAAACACACAGGCAGCGAATGCCCTGAGCAGCCGCAAGTGTCCACAAAATCCAGCCGATACCGTGATGCATCAGCAGTAGTGTTATCAGCAAGGTGCCCGCGGTGATGATCAGGTTTAACCGGAACAGGGCCGCAGTTCTCTTCTGAAAGAGCATGCCGAGATTAAGCAGCTCTGTGATTTCTTTAAAGACCGCAATCACAAGAGTCATGATCAGCAGCTGCTGAGCCGGACCATAGTTCTCCGGCAGGGCGAGCCGGATAAAAGTCTGACCGGCAAAACAGATGAACACCGCCAGCGCCAGAATATACACAATCCCTGCCTGAGTCTGTCGGACGGCAGACTGTTCTCCCTGCTCTGATAACACCTGAAAACGTTTCGGCATCCACCACATACCAAAAGGCTGCACCAGAATACACATCGCCAGTGCAAACTTGGCAGCGATAGCATAATAGCCCAGTGTCGTCAGGTCTGATGCGTAGGCGATGATCCAGCGCTCAGCACCACTCAGCCCGAAAGCGATTAATGCGGACAGCATCAGCGGAGTGCTGTAAGCCAGCAGCTGTCTGGCCTGCGTTGGCGGGCGGATCGGAAAGCGGTTCACCTGGTGTAATGCGGCCAGCTGAACATAGCGGGTGAGGGTGCCGGCCAGCAAAATGCCGGTGACGGAAGGATGCCAGAACAGCACCGCGGTGATCATGATAATCTGCAGCACCGTGGTGAGCACACTAATGCTGAAAAAGGTTGTCGCCCGATCATTCATCCGCAGCCATGCCAGATGCAGTGACACCGGCCCTTCAAATGCCAGTGCCAGTATCAGCAGTGCACATTCGGTTTTGGTCAGCGGTATGCTTTGCCACCACAGCTCCGGAATGCTCACTAAGATGGTCAGCAGCAGGACGCCGGTGCTGATGCCAATCAGCATGGAAAAAGTCATTAAACCGGCGGCCTGATGGAAGCGTTTTAATCCGTCACTCAGATGCCCGACGAAGCGATAGAGATTTTCATGCATTGCGGCTGTCGACAAAATACCGAGAAATGCCCCGATGCTGGCGATGAGCTCAAGTTTTCCGAGCTGCCCGGCATCAAGATAGTGGGTCATAAACGGCAGCATGATCAGCGACATGCCTTTCATCATCAGCAGCCCGGTGCCGTAAATCAGAATCGAGTGTACGGTTTTCCGTGTCATAGCTTCTCTCCTGCGGGCATGCTGCCGTTGCTGACAGGTGATGGAGAATCCTGAATACAATCAGCGATGGGCTGATAGCATTGCTCCGCCTGATAATCCTGAGCCATTCTGGCTGCTGACTGACCCAGCCGCTGAATCAGATGGGGATGATAAGCAGCCTGAAGGATCACCTCAGCCAGGCTCAATGGATCATCCGGCTTATATTTCAGGCAGTTCACATTGTGAGTTAACACCGTATCCCAGTAAGCGTTATCCCGTGGGATGATGACGCACATTTCAGCCGCCATCGCTTCCAGTACCGATAAACCAAAGGGTTCTTTTTTACTGGTGGAGACAAAAATATTGCTCTGGCGGCGGATCAGATCCAGATTATCCGGATCATGAAACCAGTAGACCCGGTCCATACTTTGCGGTGCCTGACTGACTTCAAGTGAAGAATCTTTTGGCCGGATAAAACAGATATTCGCAGTGAACCGGGGCAGGGCGCCCTCAAAGTGTTTCAACGCCTGAAGCAGTAAATCCAGCCCTTTCCATTTCAGTAAGGATGCACACCAGAATAAAGTGGGCTGATTGTACTGACAGGGACCGGGCCACTGCTTACCGCTCAGCCCGTTGGTAAAGGTCTGAAAATGCGGTGCTGACAGGATATTGCGGGCCATTGCTTCTGCTTTTTCCGCAGGCCTGCCGGATCGGTAATAAGCACAGATAGCATTCGCCATACTGGTTTTGGCTGAGGCAAGAAAAAACACCTGATCGGCCCTGACCAGACAACCGCCGGTCGCCCGTGAGTAACCAACCGGACCGTGTATCAGCTGAATGATTCTGTATTTGAGCAGGTAGCTCAGCAGATACAGTGCCATATCCACGCCAGGGCCGGATGCGCCAATGACAGTGTCAAACGGTCCGGTAGTAAAACGCAGACGTAATAGCATCATCAGGTAGATGAAATGCTTAATCCAGAAAGCGATGCCCTGCGTTGCCTGGCTGAACTGTCCGACAGACGGGAGCAGTACGATGTCAATATGATGCGTTGCCCGGGGACTTTTCCGCCATGAATCCGGATCACGGGTGGCAATGGTGAAACGGGTTTTTTCCGGGTCGCATAAAGTGAGTATCTCACGGGTTGCAATCTTGGAACCGCCCTTAAACGCAATCGGATCAAATACCAGGCAATGTTTCCTTGAGTCACGTTGCCCTGAATCATATTGTCTGAGGCGATCCTGTTGTGGAGTATGCTGTTGTGTCATATCAGCCTCCCTGAAACAGTCGCTTGGATACGTAAGTTTTGATTGGGCGGCAGGCCGCAAACCACGAAAGACTGGGAATGAGTCTGGCAGATATGGCTTTGCGGTAGTGAGATTCGATCGCCTGAGTGTTGTGCTCAATCGTGTAATTCTTACGAATATGTGCATTGGCATTTTGGGCGAGCCTGCGTGCTGCTTCCGGTTTTTTCAGGATGAGCCGCATCATATCGACCATGGGCTTCACGCCGGTATTTTTATACAGCAAACCATGCTTTTTGTGACTGATGATTTCCGGAATTCCCCCGGTTTCCGGAGCGATAATCGGCAGCTCTGCCAGTGCAGCTTCAGTGATCACCAGACCGAAAGGCTCATTTCTGGCACCACTGATAAAGGCGTCAGCCCCACGCATCCAGCCCATTGCATTGTCTTTCTCCCCGACAAAATGTACTTGTTCGGTCAGGTGAAGCTCATCGGTAATCAGTTCGAGTTTTTTGCGCATTGGTCCGTCACCAATCACAACCAGGTGGGTTTGCGGGTATTCCAGTGCAATGTGTCTGAGTGCCGAGAGGATCCGGTCGATTCCTTTGCGTTTAATCAGTGAGCCGACCGTCAGAAAAATATAAGTATCTTCAGGAAGGTCAAGATACTGGTGAATATCAACGGCTTCATATCCTGCCAGACGTTCTGTATCGATGCCGTTATGAATCACTGACAGCCGGGACTGCGGATAGCCATCGCGAATCAGGGAGCGGGTCACGGCATCACTGACGGCAATAATACCGGGAGAAAAATGCAGCCCGAGCGTCAGCCGGTCCCGTGCCGGATAATCGGTATGAATCTGTGTCAGCAGCGGAATATTCATGATTCTGGCACTGAAGTTCATCCACTGGCAGGGGGCGGCGCTGTTGAGATGAATCAGATTGATACCCTTTGATTTGATCATCCGGATGCCTTGCTTAATTAACCTGAACCAGGCAAGCAGATTGACGCGGGGTTTAC harbors:
- a CDS encoding lipopolysaccharide biosynthesis protein; the encoded protein is MTRKTVHSILIYGTGLLMMKGMSLIMLPFMTHYLDAGQLGKLELIASIGAFLGILSTAAMHENLYRFVGHLSDGLKRFHQAAGLMTFSMLIGISTGVLLLTILVSIPELWWQSIPLTKTECALLILALAFEGPVSLHLAWLRMNDRATTFFSISVLTTVLQIIMITAVLFWHPSVTGILLAGTLTRYVQLAALHQVNRFPIRPPTQARQLLAYSTPLMLSALIAFGLSGAERWIIAYASDLTTLGYYAIAAKFALAMCILVQPFGMWWMPKRFQVLSEQGEQSAVRQTQAGIVYILALAVFICFAGQTFIRLALPENYGPAQQLLIMTLVIAVFKEITELLNLGMLFQKRTAALFRLNLIITAGTLLITLLLMHHGIGWILWTLAAAQGIRCLCVLLIGQRHQPLPYHHMSLVLLLCTTGMFLSAAWFVQATHLRLMMAIAGPLCLAGLALILNYIRIAPHSLRLPQIMSSVVQSRERG
- a CDS encoding glycosyltransferase family 4 protein, with translation MTQQHTPQQDRLRQYDSGQRDSRKHCLVFDPIAFKGGSKIATREILTLCDPEKTRFTIATRDPDSWRKSPRATHHIDIVLLPSVGQFSQATQGIAFWIKHFIYLMMLLRLRFTTGPFDTVIGASGPGVDMALYLLSYLLKYRIIQLIHGPVGYSRATGGCLVRADQVFFLASAKTSMANAICAYYRSGRPAEKAEAMARNILSAPHFQTFTNGLSGKQWPGPCQYNQPTLFWCASLLKWKGLDLLLQALKHFEGALPRFTANICFIRPKDSSLEVSQAPQSMDRVYWFHDPDNLDLIRRQSNIFVSTSKKEPFGLSVLEAMAAEMCVIIPRDNAYWDTVLTHNVNCLKYKPDDPLSLAEVILQAAYHPHLIQRLGQSAARMAQDYQAEQCYQPIADCIQDSPSPVSNGSMPAGEKL
- a CDS encoding glycosyltransferase — translated: MKKKHHILFVHYGDNWIRGSERCLLEHLNHLDKNSFRPFIWTNSEALHTEVKRMGFNSELSEFPLLFGWRKPRVNLLAWFRLIKQGIRMIKSKGINLIHLNSAAPCQWMNFSARIMNIPLLTQIHTDYPARDRLTLGLHFSPGIIAVSDAVTRSLIRDGYPQSRLSVIHNGIDTERLAGYEAVDIHQYLDLPEDTYIFLTVGSLIKRKGIDRILSALRHIALEYPQTHLVVIGDGPMRKKLELITDELHLTEQVHFVGEKDNAMGWMRGADAFISGARNEPFGLVITEAALAELPIIAPETGGIPEIISHKKHGLLYKNTGVKPMVDMMRLILKKPEAARRLAQNANAHIRKNYTIEHNTQAIESHYRKAISARLIPSLSWFAACRPIKTYVSKRLFQGG